A section of the Candidatus Eisenbacteria bacterium genome encodes:
- a CDS encoding SPOR domain-containing protein, with amino-acid sequence MRQIMRPAGASLAVFLIAGVLGCAGLEPRGSGEPVRKTEAEEIDTYVRSPETTAAEKRRSVAFPAEEAEPVLHAVPEDEPLPLPSAPPESASIAVRHVSGYRVQLYATREPEKAKAFAESARAHFREKIYVEYLEPYYKVRVGDCLTREEARLLLDRAKDAGFDEAWVTATLVMRTAGDER; translated from the coding sequence ATGAGACAGATCATGCGTCCGGCGGGAGCCTCGCTCGCCGTGTTCCTGATCGCGGGCGTCCTCGGTTGCGCCGGCCTCGAACCGCGCGGCTCGGGCGAGCCGGTCCGAAAGACCGAAGCGGAAGAGATCGACACCTACGTTCGCTCTCCCGAGACGACCGCCGCGGAGAAGAGACGGTCGGTCGCCTTTCCCGCGGAGGAGGCCGAGCCGGTTCTTCACGCCGTACCTGAGGACGAGCCGCTGCCCCTGCCGTCCGCGCCGCCCGAGTCGGCCTCGATCGCCGTCCGGCACGTCTCCGGATATCGCGTGCAGCTCTACGCGACCCGCGAACCGGAAAAGGCAAAGGCGTTCGCAGAGTCCGCGCGAGCGCATTTCCGTGAGAAGATCTACGTCGAGTACCTGGAGCCGTACTACAAGGTCCGGGTCGGGGATTGCCTCACGCGGGAGGAGGCGCGCCTCCTCCTCGATCGGGCGAAGGACGCCGGCTTCGACGAAGCCTGGGTCACCGCCACGCTCGTGATGCGGACC